The Arachis ipaensis cultivar K30076 chromosome B05, Araip1.1, whole genome shotgun sequence nucleotide sequence NNNNNNNNNNNNNNNNNNNNNNNNNNNNNNNNNNNNNNNNNNNNNNNNNNNNNNNNNNNNNNNNNNNNNNNNNNNNNNNNNNNNNNNNNNNNNNNNNNNNNNNNNNNNNNNNNNNNNNNNNNNNNNNNNNNNNNNNNNNNNNNNNNNNNNNNNNNNNNNNNNNNNNNNNNNNNNNNNNNNNNNNNNNNNNNNNNNNNNNNNNNNNNNNNNNNNNNNNNNNNNNNNNNNNNNNNNNNNNNNNNNNNNNNNNNNNNNNNNNNNNNNNNNNNNNNNNNNNNNNNNNNNNNNNNNNNNNNNNNNNNNNNNNNNNNNNNNNNNNNNNNNNNNNNNNNNNNNNNNNNNNNNNNNNNNNNNNNNNNNNNNNNNNNNNNNNNNNNNNNNNNNNNNNNNNNNNNNNNNNNNNNNNNNNNNNNNNNNNNNNNNNNNNNNNNNNNNNNNNNNNNNNNNNNNNNNNNNNNNNNNNNNNNNNNNNNNNNNNNNNNNNNNNNNNNNNNNNNNNNNNNNNNNNNNNNNNNNNNNNNNNNNNNNNNNNNNNNNNNNNNNNNNNNNNNNNNNNNNNNNNNNNNNNNNNNNNNNNNNNNNNNNNNNNNNNNNNNNNNNNNNNNNNNNNNNNNNNNNNNNNNNNNNNNNNNNNNNNNNNNNNNNNNNNNNNNNNNNNNNNNNNNNNNNNNNNNNNNNNNNNNNNNNNNNNNTTTTccatacataataataataataataataataataataataataataataagtctTCCCATAAATTGATTGTCGATTGTCCTAAATTAAAATGTATCATTAAGAATAaacaaaaaaacaataataatttatatacatAACAGTGACAAATTGTTTTGTTTATGCCAATCCTTTTTATAATTGTAAATATCATACTCCTAAACCATTCGAATGGCTTTTccatacataataataataataataataataataataataataataataagtctTCCCATAACAACTTAATTGATTGTCCTAAATTAAAATGTATCATTAAGAATAaacaaaaaaacaataataatttatatacatAACAGTGACAAATTGTTTTGTTTATGCCAATCCTTTTTATAATTGTAAATATCATACTCCTAAACCAAGTCACATTCGAATGGACTATAGCATAGATCTCGAATAACAAAGCAAAGTtaaaaaagaaaatccaaaatctctttttcataataataataataataataataagtctTCTCATAACAATTTAATTGATTGTCCTAAATTAAAATCTactattaaaaataaacaaaagaagcaGTAATAATTTATAGTTTAGTTAATAACTGTATATTCCCCTAATCAACTATCAAAATTAATCACGAACAAAGCTATATCTAAATCCCATAGTTCGCCACCACTCTTGAGTTTCGTATTCCACATTATCCATGCATTCACCATCATAAATTGTCTACAACCACCGAAATTTTATACATCAATGATACTTTAAATTAGTACAGTGGAGCAGTTCCAATATCAAGTGagtgaataaaaaattatatatcatttttgtCCACTTACATCAGTTTGACGGGTAGAGCTACCTTGTGTACTGAAAGCATTTTCATTGTGCTTTGAAC carries:
- the LOC110262978 gene encoding uncharacterized protein LOC110262978 gives rise to the protein MLDLYSSYKALDEGNTPSKPGLGGGTNPKGHSGRKKRQRCSNCKKPGHNKTSCSKHNENAFSTQGSSTRQTDTIYDGECMDNVEYETQEWWRTMGFRYSFVRD